The following proteins come from a genomic window of Ktedonobacterales bacterium:
- a CDS encoding PadR family transcriptional regulator, whose translation MSNDDQRAPEALLPLTPTVLHILLALADGEKHGYAIMQEVEARTGGAMRMGPGTLYGSIQRMLKDGLIVEAQKRSESVHGEERRRYYRLTGFGSRVLQAEAHRLEQLVHIAQSKQVLPDFGTTGGA comes from the coding sequence ATGTCAAACGACGATCAGCGCGCCCCCGAGGCGCTGCTGCCGCTTACTCCGACGGTTTTGCACATCCTCTTAGCCCTTGCCGATGGCGAGAAGCATGGCTATGCCATCATGCAGGAGGTCGAGGCGCGCACTGGGGGCGCGATGCGTATGGGGCCAGGAACGCTCTATGGCTCGATTCAGCGCATGCTCAAAGATGGCCTGATTGTCGAAGCGCAGAAACGCAGCGAGTCTGTTCACGGCGAAGAGCGCAGGCGTTACTATCGCCTGACCGGCTTCGGGAGCCGCGTCTTGCAGGCCGAAGCTCATCGCCTGGAGCAACTGGTGCATATCGCGCAGAGCAAGCAGGTTCTTCCTGATTTTGGCACGACGGGAGGCGCGTAA
- a CDS encoding helix-turn-helix transcriptional regulator, which translates to MIDLFWEAQLHKETYSAVLNSALKPPGTKQSFAEQVGISPQYLSYLLDPNDPRTPGPAVAQKIAAASPLDPEQRASLFEHLFLASQRRLERERSRREVASHSPLTAQVAMLGYAHHLACASTDHLQIRPRFLAVRDASQDLLKQVNPHVAALAAIQICFILSDTQCILNRPDDALYHAKLARLLIHSLDENIYRSQREYIDRLEFHAIRAEAVAYHNLKLPRRAYACCEEADTTRAIRERPEECKPHLLRDKLNALSHSPRFTLREAEDLAREVSSISQRIGGADGPIWEFLVQRSLGRAYLKYGAFTKARRVFEALLNDLHRIPHMEPLHKTVFLNTYAKLLWQQGYAPTAQQARNLALSLAEDPSITPQFAELRDHSGPTMGPFLRDLHLLPTEEAAEEAAHEV; encoded by the coding sequence ATGATTGACCTTTTCTGGGAAGCCCAGTTGCACAAGGAAACGTACAGCGCCGTCTTGAACAGCGCCCTCAAGCCCCCAGGCACAAAACAATCCTTTGCCGAACAGGTTGGCATCAGCCCGCAGTATCTGAGCTATCTGCTCGATCCCAACGACCCTAGAACCCCCGGCCCAGCCGTAGCACAGAAAATCGCCGCCGCCTCACCGCTCGACCCGGAGCAGCGAGCAAGCCTGTTCGAGCATCTCTTCCTTGCCAGTCAGCGCCGATTGGAGCGAGAGCGTTCCCGCCGCGAAGTGGCGTCTCACTCGCCGCTCACCGCTCAAGTAGCGATGCTGGGATACGCGCACCATCTTGCCTGCGCCAGCACCGACCACCTTCAGATCAGGCCCCGGTTCCTCGCAGTGCGCGACGCCAGCCAGGACTTGCTCAAACAGGTGAACCCACACGTCGCGGCGCTGGCGGCAATCCAGATTTGCTTCATCCTGAGCGATACCCAATGCATCCTGAACCGCCCCGACGACGCTCTCTATCATGCCAAGCTCGCTCGCCTGCTCATCCATAGCCTGGACGAAAATATCTACCGCTCCCAGCGCGAATATATAGATCGCCTGGAGTTCCACGCCATCCGCGCCGAAGCCGTCGCCTATCACAACCTGAAACTGCCCCGGCGCGCCTATGCCTGCTGCGAAGAGGCCGACACCACCAGGGCCATACGGGAGCGGCCCGAAGAGTGCAAGCCACATCTTCTACGCGACAAGCTCAACGCCCTGAGCCACAGCCCTCGCTTCACCTTGCGCGAGGCAGAAGACCTGGCGCGGGAGGTAAGCAGCATCTCTCAGCGGATCGGCGGAGCCGACGGCCCCATCTGGGAGTTTCTTGTTCAGCGCTCATTAGGCCGCGCCTATCTCAAATACGGCGCCTTTACTAAAGCCAGGCGTGTCTTTGAGGCGCTGCTCAACGACCTGCATCGCATCCCCCACATGGAGCCGCTCCACAAAACCGTCTTCCTGAATACCTACGCAAAACTCCTCTGGCAGCAAGGGTACGCGCCCACAGCGCAACAGGCGCGCAACCTGGCGCTGAGCCTGGCTGAAGACCCCAGCATCACCCCACAATTCGCGGAACTGCGCGACCACTCTGGCCCAACTATGGGGCCGTTCCTCAGAGACCTGCATCTCCTGCCCACTGAGGAAGCGGCTGAGGAAGCGGCGCATGAGGTCTAA
- a CDS encoding Stp1/IreP family PP2C-type Ser/Thr phosphatase, with protein MGYPPAAFSERLYRLLLLAYPRAFREEYASEMVLVFRDAYYEALRRWGTLGAMRLWSDVFSDFVKTVCIQWVRSWVQRDGRDFALAGKEQLAMTVQFRLDVGQRTDIGRKRANNEDQLISVIPEDQQLLQDRGALFVVADGMGGHDLGDVASELTIQQVKDAYYHDLQGDIPTALQNAVKLANIAICQANEAKQAKGTDGYGMGATCVAAVLHDQMLYAANVGDSRVYVLHDGRLRQVTRDHSIVAQMVERGEITPAQVRTHEKRNQIYRSLGEKPDLEVDLFTEPVQEGDTLVLCTDGLWEMLEDEELRTIIEQSGPEESVQRLIARANEAGGPDNVTAIVVRVSAA; from the coding sequence ATGGGCTATCCTCCCGCTGCCTTTTCCGAGCGCCTGTACCGGCTGCTCTTGCTCGCCTACCCCCGCGCCTTTCGTGAGGAGTATGCCTCTGAGATGGTTCTGGTCTTCCGTGATGCGTATTACGAGGCGTTGCGTCGGTGGGGAACGCTGGGAGCGATGCGCCTCTGGAGCGATGTATTCAGTGATTTCGTTAAAACGGTCTGTATCCAATGGGTCAGGAGTTGGGTGCAGCGTGACGGGCGCGATTTCGCGCTTGCCGGAAAGGAACAGTTGGCTATGACGGTGCAATTCAGGCTGGATGTTGGGCAGCGCACGGATATCGGGCGCAAGCGGGCGAACAATGAAGATCAGCTTATCTCAGTGATACCAGAAGACCAACAGCTTTTGCAAGACAGGGGCGCGCTCTTTGTAGTTGCCGACGGCATGGGCGGCCATGATCTCGGCGATGTTGCCAGCGAGCTAACCATTCAGCAGGTCAAGGACGCCTACTACCACGATCTCCAGGGCGATATTCCTACCGCCCTCCAGAATGCAGTCAAGCTGGCGAATATTGCCATCTGCCAGGCCAATGAGGCCAAGCAGGCGAAAGGTACCGATGGCTACGGCATGGGCGCCACCTGCGTTGCTGCCGTGCTGCACGATCAGATGCTTTACGCCGCCAATGTTGGCGATAGCCGCGTCTATGTCCTGCACGACGGGCGCCTGCGCCAGGTCACGCGCGACCATTCGATTGTGGCGCAGATGGTCGAGCGCGGCGAGATTACTCCTGCGCAGGTTCGCACGCACGAGAAGCGCAACCAGATTTATCGTTCGCTTGGCGAAAAGCCCGACCTTGAGGTTGATCTCTTCACCGAGCCAGTGCAGGAGGGCGATACACTTGTCCTTTGTACGGATGGTCTTTGGGAAATGCTGGAGGATGAAGAATTGCGAACCATCATCGAGCAATCCGGCCCCGAAGAGAGCGTGCAGCGCCTCATTGCCCGCGCCAACGAAGCGGGTGGGCCTGATAACGTCACGGCGATTGTGGTGCGCGTCTCGGCGGCGTAG
- a CDS encoding SufD family Fe-S cluster assembly protein, whose protein sequence is MSELVTTELERYAAGFSMPENYVFKSRKGLDQQVVEQISEMKGEPAWMRQFRLKSLDHFLKRPMPTWGADLSEINFDDIYYYIKPMQAQGKTWEEVPTEIKETFDRLGIPEAERKFLAGVTAQYESEAVYHKVREDLEKLGVIFTDMDTALREHPDIVKQYFGTIIPYTDNKFAALNSAVWSGGSFVYVPEGVRVEIPLQAYFRINAQNMGQFERTLIIAAPGSYVHYVEGCFLAGASVRTADGTKAIEEIQEGDTVLTHNGRYRKVYHTMSRPYQGMIYHVRFFGDNTTLHITEEHPLLVARRKYARNHNETFTPEWAPVSLLKPGDYLVVPVPQPEKLTETDHSLTIPIGRGRHEPVAKEVRLPLEPDFFRLVGYYHAEGHVDNEHYLSFSFHVDERVFLEDTRALIERYFGKLPIENKPRQNGQTLVVCSTEAARAFARTFGADVYEKRVPDFIRNAPLKHLTEWVRGAWCGDGSYDERKNMFRYNTISPDLAHNFRDALLRLGVAASVNRQEREVPRQAIYAVVISSPWNERFGQIVGQPAPNGSQSGSPFYLDEKYLYMPIRAIEIEEMDTTVYNFSVEEDESYVAEGVVSHNCTAPTYASDSLHSAVVEIIVQKGARVRYTTIQNWSKNVYNLVTKRAAAYADATMEWVDGNLGCLAEGSTVTTPEGVKPIERLEVGEKVLSYDEQAGQLCFRAVKGKRFSGYQPVQTVSVGERKLRVTANHPFFSYLYDAEAAKKLGRYHLAYVRADHLKEVIIPRTSIDYGAPYRLRVPELVTTFASENQYASALTMTRARASRMAQAQETTEALMWLFGYWVGDGNIELAPAQTAGVVRYAKVGFSTPAADRARGRLVETMTALVDAPPTQRADGQHLAWNNKELAEFFTINGFTGSARTKRVPQWVWSLPESQRLAFIAGYLDADGCVVRGRFSLKSANRELLQDIASLLVTLGITSRLHTEFAEPRQVEILGVTCMAHGSYRLVFAADPRLCQHVSATLRLQAQQEAPTLQMNRQVGRSSIELPESVEIMDVDVSEPMALEVPTWDIEVEGTGNFISQGFIVHNSKVTMKYPAVLLMEPGARGEVLSVAFAGNGMHQDAGAKVTHLAPHTSSQILSKSISKGTGRASYRGLVRVNPNAHHSKSNVRCDALLLDEEARTDTYPTMRLENSQVEIGHEATVSKVGEEQLFYLMSRGLSENEAYSMIVNGFIEPITKELPMEYAVELNRLIQLEMEGSVG, encoded by the coding sequence ATGTCTGAATTGGTCACAACGGAACTTGAGCGTTACGCCGCTGGCTTTTCTATGCCAGAAAACTATGTCTTCAAGTCCCGGAAGGGGCTAGACCAGCAGGTTGTCGAGCAAATCTCCGAGATGAAGGGTGAGCCTGCCTGGATGCGCCAGTTCCGCCTGAAGAGCCTGGACCATTTCCTCAAGCGGCCTATGCCCACCTGGGGCGCCGATCTTTCCGAGATCAACTTCGACGACATCTACTACTACATCAAGCCGATGCAGGCTCAGGGCAAGACCTGGGAAGAAGTCCCCACCGAGATCAAAGAGACTTTTGATCGCCTGGGCATCCCGGAAGCCGAGCGCAAGTTCCTCGCGGGTGTCACCGCCCAGTACGAAAGCGAAGCCGTCTATCATAAGGTGCGCGAAGACCTGGAGAAGCTGGGTGTCATCTTCACCGACATGGATACCGCCCTGCGCGAGCATCCCGACATCGTGAAGCAGTACTTCGGGACCATCATCCCCTACACCGACAACAAGTTTGCGGCCCTCAACAGCGCGGTCTGGAGCGGCGGCAGCTTCGTCTACGTACCTGAAGGCGTGCGGGTAGAGATTCCGCTGCAAGCGTACTTCCGCATCAACGCGCAGAACATGGGCCAGTTCGAGCGCACGCTGATTATCGCCGCCCCCGGCTCGTATGTGCATTATGTCGAGGGCTGCTTCCTGGCGGGCGCGTCTGTGCGCACCGCTGATGGCACGAAGGCGATTGAAGAGATTCAAGAAGGCGATACAGTTCTGACCCACAACGGGCGCTATCGCAAGGTCTATCACACCATGTCACGCCCCTATCAGGGCATGATCTATCATGTGCGCTTCTTTGGCGATAACACAACGCTGCATATCACTGAAGAGCATCCCCTGCTTGTCGCCCGGCGCAAGTATGCGCGTAACCACAACGAAACCTTTACCCCAGAGTGGGCACCGGTTTCGCTGCTGAAGCCAGGTGATTACCTCGTCGTACCTGTACCCCAGCCAGAGAAGCTGACCGAAACCGATCACTCTCTCACTATTCCCATTGGCCGGGGCCGACATGAGCCTGTCGCTAAAGAGGTCAGGCTCCCACTGGAGCCAGATTTCTTCCGCCTGGTGGGCTATTACCATGCCGAGGGGCATGTTGATAATGAGCATTACCTCTCTTTCTCATTCCATGTGGATGAGCGTGTCTTCCTAGAAGATACCCGCGCGCTGATCGAGCGCTATTTCGGCAAGCTTCCTATCGAGAATAAACCACGCCAGAATGGACAGACGCTGGTAGTCTGTTCAACGGAGGCAGCGCGGGCGTTTGCTCGTACCTTCGGAGCAGACGTTTATGAGAAGCGTGTGCCAGATTTCATCCGCAACGCCCCCCTCAAGCACCTGACTGAATGGGTGCGCGGCGCTTGGTGTGGAGATGGCAGCTATGACGAGCGGAAAAATATGTTCCGCTACAATACCATTTCTCCAGACCTGGCTCATAACTTCCGTGACGCCCTGCTGCGTCTGGGTGTGGCTGCATCAGTGAATCGGCAGGAACGCGAAGTGCCTCGCCAGGCTATCTATGCGGTCGTCATCTCGTCACCCTGGAACGAGCGGTTTGGTCAAATCGTTGGGCAGCCCGCGCCAAACGGCTCTCAAAGCGGCTCGCCCTTCTACCTGGACGAGAAGTACCTCTATATGCCGATTCGCGCTATCGAAATCGAGGAGATGGACACGACGGTCTATAACTTCTCGGTTGAGGAGGATGAATCGTATGTGGCTGAGGGAGTTGTCTCGCACAACTGCACGGCGCCTACCTACGCCTCCGACAGCCTGCACAGCGCCGTCGTCGAAATCATCGTTCAGAAGGGCGCGCGGGTGCGCTATACCACCATCCAGAATTGGTCGAAGAACGTTTACAACCTCGTCACCAAGCGCGCTGCGGCTTATGCCGACGCGACAATGGAATGGGTGGACGGCAATCTTGGCTGCCTGGCAGAAGGCTCAACTGTCACGACGCCTGAAGGCGTCAAGCCCATCGAGCGCCTCGAAGTTGGCGAGAAGGTGCTGTCCTACGACGAGCAGGCGGGGCAGTTGTGCTTCCGCGCTGTCAAGGGCAAGCGCTTCTCTGGCTACCAGCCTGTGCAGACCGTCTCAGTCGGCGAGCGTAAGCTGCGCGTCACCGCGAACCACCCCTTCTTCTCGTATCTCTACGACGCCGAAGCGGCAAAGAAGTTGGGCCGCTATCACCTGGCCTATGTGCGCGCCGATCACCTCAAAGAGGTGATCATCCCGCGCACCTCCATTGACTATGGCGCGCCCTATCGGCTGCGCGTACCCGAACTCGTGACCACGTTCGCTTCCGAAAACCAATACGCTTCAGCGCTGACGATGACCCGCGCGCGGGCCTCTCGTATGGCGCAGGCGCAAGAGACAACCGAGGCTCTGATGTGGCTCTTCGGCTATTGGGTCGGCGACGGCAACATTGAACTGGCTCCTGCCCAAACAGCAGGCGTTGTGCGCTACGCCAAAGTTGGCTTCTCCACCCCCGCCGCTGATCGCGCGCGTGGGCGGCTGGTCGAAACGATGACAGCCCTAGTAGACGCCCCGCCCACCCAGCGCGCCGATGGGCAGCATCTCGCCTGGAACAACAAAGAACTGGCCGAGTTCTTCACGATCAACGGCTTCACTGGCAGCGCTCGTACCAAGCGCGTCCCTCAGTGGGTCTGGTCCCTGCCAGAATCGCAGCGGCTGGCCTTCATCGCGGGCTATCTTGATGCTGACGGCTGCGTCGTTCGTGGGCGCTTCAGCCTGAAGTCGGCTAACCGCGAACTGCTGCAAGACATCGCCTCGCTGCTGGTGACGTTGGGCATCACCTCGCGTCTGCACACCGAGTTCGCTGAACCCCGGCAGGTCGAGATTCTGGGCGTCACCTGCATGGCGCACGGCTCCTATCGCCTCGTCTTTGCAGCCGACCCCCGGCTTTGCCAGCATGTAAGCGCAACCCTGCGCTTGCAGGCGCAGCAGGAAGCGCCGACGCTTCAGATGAATCGCCAGGTTGGCCGGTCATCTATCGAACTGCCTGAGAGCGTCGAAATCATGGATGTGGATGTCTCCGAGCCAATGGCCCTCGAAGTCCCCACCTGGGACATTGAGGTCGAAGGCACAGGCAACTTCATCTCGCAAGGCTTCATTGTCCACAACTCCAAGGTGACTATGAAGTATCCTGCCGTCTTGCTCATGGAGCCGGGCGCGCGCGGCGAAGTCCTCTCCGTCGCCTTCGCGGGCAACGGCATGCACCAGGACGCGGGCGCGAAGGTCACGCACCTGGCCCCGCACACCTCTTCGCAGATTCTCTCCAAGTCCATCTCGAAGGGAACGGGGCGGGCGTCCTATCGCGGCCTTGTCCGCGTGAACCCCAACGCGCATCATTCCAAGTCGAATGTGCGCTGCGACGCCCTGCTGCTGGACGAAGAGGCCCGCACCGATACCTACCCGACGATGCGCCTGGAAAACAGCCAGGTCGAAATCGGCCACGAGGCTACTGTCTCCAAGGTCGGCGAAGAGCAACTTTTCTACCTGATGAGCCGGGGCCTTTCCGAGAACGAAGCCTACTCGATGATCGTCAACGGCTTCATCGAGCCGATCACCAAGGAACTCCCGATGGAGTATGCCGTCGAACTCAACCGCCTCATCCAGCTTGAGATGGAAGGCTCTGTCGGCTAA
- a CDS encoding MFS transporter: protein MMAASLLAVKEQGVRFTGLWRHPDFLKLWAGQTISAFGWVSLPVVAILALEATPLQVTLLSLADLAPGLLIGLFAGVWVDRLRRRPILIVTDVGRALLLGTVPVAALLGRLHIEQLYLVALLVSMLRVFFDVAYRAYLPALLERGDLLEGNSKLQASGSVAEFTVSSLSGVLVQTLTAPIAILADAVSFLVSAFFIAIIRKPEAALAPAEDEQNTWREMTEGLRLLARDRLLRVVAVTTGLFNLFRAMVGVVIMLYVLRELGLLPVIVWPLFAFGGISAFFAAALAGRITRRLGVGRTLIGGLCVSGTATFFIPLAGGPLALIVVLLVGQQLLGDGAATIYEINLVSLVQSITPDRFQGRVNGSIRLMEWGAMLAGTFIGGVLGQAAGLRPVLLVAASGWLLSGVWLLFSPVRRLRELPSAAEKVGAAALGR, encoded by the coding sequence ATGATGGCTGCATCGCTCCTTGCTGTAAAGGAGCAGGGTGTGCGGTTTACTGGCCTCTGGCGGCATCCAGATTTTCTGAAGTTGTGGGCTGGGCAAACTATTTCGGCTTTTGGCTGGGTTTCGCTGCCCGTTGTTGCCATTCTGGCGCTGGAAGCGACGCCGCTTCAGGTGACGCTGCTGAGCCTGGCTGATCTCGCGCCTGGCCTGCTGATCGGACTCTTCGCGGGAGTCTGGGTAGACCGCCTACGCCGTCGCCCGATTTTGATTGTCACTGATGTGGGGCGCGCGCTGCTGCTGGGGACTGTTCCGGTGGCTGCGCTGTTGGGCCGCTTGCACATCGAGCAGCTTTATCTGGTGGCGCTGCTGGTGAGCATGCTGAGGGTCTTTTTTGATGTGGCCTACCGGGCGTATCTGCCCGCTCTGCTAGAGCGAGGGGATTTGCTGGAGGGCAATAGCAAGCTCCAGGCGAGCGGTTCAGTGGCAGAGTTCACCGTTTCCAGCTTGAGCGGTGTGCTGGTGCAGACGTTGACCGCGCCCATTGCTATCCTGGCGGATGCTGTGTCGTTTCTGGTGTCGGCGTTTTTCATTGCCATCATTCGCAAGCCAGAGGCGGCGCTGGCGCCAGCGGAGGACGAGCAGAATACCTGGCGCGAGATGACAGAAGGGCTGCGGCTGCTCGCCAGGGACCGGCTGCTGCGGGTGGTTGCTGTCACGACGGGCCTGTTTAACCTGTTCCGCGCTATGGTTGGTGTGGTGATTATGCTCTATGTCTTGCGTGAATTAGGTTTGCTGCCGGTGATTGTGTGGCCGCTTTTTGCGTTTGGGGGCATCAGCGCGTTTTTTGCCGCAGCGCTGGCCGGACGAATCACGCGCCGCCTGGGTGTGGGCCGGACATTGATTGGTGGCCTGTGTGTAAGCGGCACGGCGACGTTCTTCATTCCGCTGGCGGGCGGGCCGTTGGCGCTGATTGTTGTGCTGCTGGTTGGGCAGCAGTTGCTGGGCGATGGCGCTGCTACGATCTATGAAATTAATCTGGTCAGTCTCGTCCAGTCTATTACACCTGATCGCTTTCAGGGGCGTGTCAATGGGAGTATTCGGCTCATGGAGTGGGGGGCAATGCTGGCTGGAACGTTCATTGGCGGTGTGCTGGGGCAGGCTGCTGGCTTGCGTCCGGTGCTTTTGGTGGCCGCCAGCGGCTGGCTGCTTTCAGGGGTATGGCTGCTGTTTTCGCCAGTGCGCAGGCTCCGCGAGTTACCGAGCGCCGCAGAGAAGGTCGGCGCGGCGGCGCTCGGTAGGTGA
- a CDS encoding alpha/beta hydrolase codes for MLAHGTAEDQARWIPILRLLAEHFTVYALDRRGRNGSGDAAAYSLQDEASDILALLAAIEEPAHLLGHSYGALCLMEAALRSDHLGKLILYEPPFPLGQDFYPPGSIDGLESILARGDRLGVITTFLRDFLHLSPLEMELVSYLPVWPGRVAAAHTIPRELRQIQGYRFQPERFSALKTPTLLLLGGDSPYYMKDAVAALHNTLPNSQVVTMPGQQHNAISAVPDLFAREVLRFLIAD; via the coding sequence GTGCTGGCGCATGGCACCGCTGAAGACCAGGCCCGCTGGATCCCCATCCTGCGCCTCCTGGCCGAACACTTCACCGTCTATGCTCTTGATCGGCGTGGGCGCAACGGAAGCGGAGACGCCGCAGCCTATTCTCTTCAGGATGAAGCCAGCGACATCCTGGCGCTCCTCGCTGCTATCGAGGAACCTGCGCATCTCCTCGGCCATTCGTATGGCGCGCTCTGCTTGATGGAAGCCGCCTTGCGCAGCGATCATCTGGGCAAACTTATTCTCTATGAGCCGCCCTTCCCGCTCGGCCAGGACTTCTACCCTCCTGGCTCCATTGATGGCCTGGAGTCCATTCTCGCGCGGGGTGATCGCCTGGGCGTCATTACTACCTTTCTCAGAGATTTTCTTCATCTCTCGCCCCTGGAAATGGAACTCGTAAGCTATCTGCCCGTCTGGCCTGGGCGTGTCGCCGCTGCCCATACCATCCCCCGCGAACTGCGCCAGATTCAAGGCTACCGCTTCCAGCCGGAGCGTTTCAGCGCGCTCAAGACACCCACCTTACTGCTGCTCGGCGGCGACAGCCCATACTATATGAAAGACGCCGTTGCCGCTTTGCACAACACATTGCCCAACAGCCAGGTCGTTACCATGCCAGGGCAGCAGCACAACGCCATCAGCGCCGTCCCCGACCTCTTCGCGCGCGAGGTCTTGCGCTTCCTCATCGCAGACTGA
- a CDS encoding SRPBCC family protein produces MPVSVCPAAVVGASVEEVWALLMQPETYDQWWDMHTERVTPPEPAAPGQVVAGWSKALGRKWAVSMTIEMLDAQQHQIRLNTKLPLGIGVQNQISCAKVNAASCRVQFG; encoded by the coding sequence ATGCCTGTGAGTGTATGCCCGGCGGCAGTGGTGGGCGCGTCGGTTGAAGAGGTCTGGGCGCTGCTGATGCAGCCAGAGACCTATGACCAGTGGTGGGATATGCACACGGAGCGCGTGACGCCGCCAGAGCCAGCGGCGCCCGGCCAGGTGGTGGCTGGCTGGAGCAAGGCGCTGGGCCGGAAGTGGGCGGTGAGCATGACGATTGAGATGCTAGATGCGCAGCAGCATCAGATACGGCTGAATACGAAGCTGCCGCTGGGGATTGGGGTGCAGAACCAGATTAGCTGCGCGAAGGTAAACGCGGCATCGTGCCGGGTGCAGTTTGGCTGA
- a CDS encoding SDR family NAD(P)-dependent oxidoreductase has product MILLDGKVAILTGSGRGIGAAAAKLFASEGASVVVCDLDAAPAEETANAIKAAGGKAIAVPGDMTDPAFPEQVVAKAIDAFGGLVSSGRRCWIFM; this is encoded by the coding sequence ATGATTCTGCTGGATGGCAAAGTGGCGATTCTGACAGGTTCAGGCCGAGGGATTGGCGCGGCGGCAGCGAAGCTGTTTGCGTCGGAGGGGGCGTCGGTGGTGGTCTGCGATCTGGACGCCGCGCCTGCGGAGGAGACGGCCAACGCGATCAAGGCAGCAGGCGGCAAGGCAATTGCCGTTCCCGGCGATATGACGGACCCGGCCTTCCCTGAGCAGGTGGTGGCGAAGGCAATTGATGCGTTTGGCGGGCTGGTAAGCAGTGGCAGGCGATGCTGGATATTCATGTGA
- a CDS encoding SDR family oxidoreductase, whose amino-acid sequence MLDIHVTAPFRLIRAAALFIREAAKKEAAQQGRANARKVVNVSSVSGTRGNAGQANYSTAKAGVTGLTKTLAKEWGQFNVQVNCVAYGWIETRLTQAKEAAEKIERGGEEIAIGVPGQMREMLKLMVPLGRPGTPEEAAGPMLFFASPLSNYVSGIVLEVHGGRAM is encoded by the coding sequence ATGCTGGATATTCATGTGACTGCGCCGTTCCGACTGATTCGCGCTGCTGCATTGTTCATCCGCGAGGCGGCCAAGAAGGAGGCAGCGCAGCAGGGCCGGGCGAATGCGCGCAAGGTGGTCAATGTGAGTTCGGTTTCGGGGACACGGGGCAACGCGGGCCAGGCGAACTATTCGACGGCGAAAGCGGGCGTGACGGGTCTGACGAAGACGCTGGCGAAGGAGTGGGGGCAGTTCAATGTGCAGGTGAACTGTGTGGCCTATGGCTGGATTGAGACACGGCTGACGCAGGCGAAAGAGGCGGCTGAGAAGATCGAGCGCGGCGGCGAGGAGATTGCGATAGGCGTGCCAGGGCAGATGCGGGAGATGCTGAAGCTGATGGTGCCGTTGGGCCGACCGGGTACGCCGGAAGAGGCGGCAGGGCCGATGTTGTTCTTCGCTTCGCCGCTCTCTAACTATGTCTCTGGCATTGTGCTGGAGGTGCATGGCGGGCGCGCGATGTAA